The genome window GCTATGTCCCCTGCTCCTACCCGGGCGGGCCTGGGTAACACCATTGTTGTTTGCATTTTGGTTCGTGTTCGGAATCGGAGAAGTAGACCTGCTGGCGGCGAGCGTGGCAGCTATAAACGAGGCAGACGATTGCTTCCCGCCATCCCCAGCATTACTCCTGCCCGGCCCCGGTGGTGACAACAACGGCGTGCTGCTGGTACCCGGGCTGATCCCCCCCCCACTGCCCGCATGTAGATACTGAGCCACTCTCTGAGCCAccagcccatcatcatcctttTCAATGTTATCCTCCCTAACCCCCTGATTACTCCAACTAACCCCCGTCTCCTGCCTCCCAATCTCTAGTCTCCCAGAAGCACTGTGCGCCACCGAACTCGCCCGCGATCGTGTCTGTGAAACAGAGGCATCTCTCGCGGCATGATTCGCCGCAAGGAAAGCCCCGTTcccggccccggccccgGTTGTTCTCGTCCTCGTAGTATTGTTCTGCGTCGTGTTTCGATTCGGGGATATCGACGTCTGTTTCGTCTCAGCAGCGTTCTTATTATTCGTAGCGGCGGCAGCCTTTTGGGCGTTGAAAGCAAGAGTTGCGCCCTTCAAGGCGGCCGAGAGAGCAGCCGCATtattgctgttgttggtaCCGCTTTTTGTAGGGAGACCGCCGCCTTGATTTCGAGTCGGTGAGGTCGACATTTAGGATGTCTCTTAAATCTCGATAGGCCCGTGGAATGGTAAAGCttcgccccccctccccctccggtTAAGGACCGGATAATGTTTCAGTCTTGCAGCGCGCGGCGGGACAAAGCCGGTGTACCTATCCTTCTTAGCTGCCAGCCCGGGGCATCGAATCAGTTCAAGGGAAATGTAATGGATGTCAATGTCGTAGTGAGGTGTGTTTTGTACGAGGGAAAGGATTAGGAACAGGCAGACAGCAGCTCCCAAAGGAACATTCGCATCAATGGGTTGAGGTGCGGCTGATGACGAATGTAAATATGTTTCATGGGGTAACGAAACAGCAAGCACAGGGCCACCCTTTCGCGCTGTCAGGGACCTGCTGAAAGCGCGCCAGAGACCCCGGGAGCTGAAGCCAAGAGCTGCTCGTCTTCTGTAAGGCTCCAACGAGCTAACTGATGCCCCGCTAAAGAGGCGCGTTCCAGAAGTTTAGGCCCGCTAGGGTGACCGATGTAACTGTCGCTGACAGCAAGGCTGAAATGTTGAAGATGGCAAAAACGGTGGAACTGATGGCCGTAAATCCAAGGTTGTCACGACAGCACATAATCCGACTGATATAGACATATATATATTGCAAAGTTAAGAATGCCAGACTTAATGCACCAAAGGATAAAGATATATCACGATCAGCCTCTAGTATTCAGGGCATATCGAAACGATAATAACTCCCCCTTGTACAAACGCCAGCCATTTACAAATAGGTATCCATCCATCTTACCACCGAACTCCCATCCAACATATTCGGTGTTCCCATTCCCTTACTCCCAGCCATCAATCCCATCTCGTGTTCTTTCCAATTGCTGGACCCAAACCATCAAAAAATACATATAACAATATACATGAACCCCCCTTCTGATACAAAGTTTTGACCCGCACCAAGCTGAAAAAGCCAAAGAAGCAAAAACCGAAGAAACCCATCAGACAGGAACCAAACCCATCCGACAGTAAAAAAGTAGTTCATAAAACAAGTACCCCTCGAAATGAAACCCAACCCTTCCCTTTTGCCCAAACCCAGCCCTCTCGCTCACTCAAAAAGCATCCTCATCAGTCCACTCACTCCCCCCACTCAAAATCCTAtttccatcctcatccacaaCAACATTCCCAGCACGTTGCTgcgacgacggcggcggaATCCCCCCACCACTCCTCAACTTCTGCACCCCCCTAATAGTCCCAAACCCCACCGCCTGCTGCGCCGCCCTAACCTTGGCATAATACGCCTCGGACACATCCACCTCCGGCTCGCTCGTATCATCATACGTCTCCCAGTTCTCCGACCCCGACACCCCGCTAACAATAGTCGACGTGTCCGACACCTGCCTCTGCTGTGCTGCTGCCGACTGTGAATACTGCAGCGGACTCCTCGACGGTGGCTCATAGCTCTGCctcgtcgacgacgacgacgaatcatactctctctccctcgtcGAGTTCTGCCTCGATGGCGGGTTATACTCCCTCGTCGGCggcctgctgctgtcgtcCGTGTGATTCGTCTGTCTCGAAGTGGTGGTGTATTCCCTGCTGCTCGGCCTGCTATCGCTGCTGTTCTGGGAAGAATACCTGTCCCTCTCGTCATAAACATCCTCGGGCTGGACTTGCCTCACAATGCTGACACTCGACCCCAGCTTCATCGAACTCCTGAAAGATGGCATCGTCGTCGGTGCCTCCATTTTCAGCTCGGGAGCCGGCATCAAATCCCTCATTTTCGGCGGTGGCGCTCTCATGACAAGCCTCAGACTTCCAGTCGCACTACTAACCGAATCCGATGCTCGAGGTCGCTCCGGGGAGTTGTTTCCGTTCCTAAGGTTTGAGAGCGGCGGTCGGGGGTGGCTAACCGTGCTTCCGCGGATCGGACTGCCCTTGCTGATGACTGTATTAGCTGTGACTGTTGCCGCCCTGGCCAgagttggtttggtggtggtggtggtggtgctcgCCGTGGTGGGGGTTTTGTTTCCGTTCCGCTGCGGGTTCGGTTTGTTCAGGCTGCCTACGCTTTTGGCGCGGGAGAGGGTGCTGTTTGACCTGGAGGTGCCCGGGGTCACAGCGGTGGGCGCTGCCGAGGCGTTGGCTGGTGTCTTCGACCTGGGGCCGGGGGTCGGTTTGGGGGGATCTTCGAGTTCGATGACATCCAGGTAGCGCTCTCCGTGTACAAGGAATGGTCGGCCGTAGTCGTCTTCCCACTTCTCAAGGCCTTTGCGGAGCTCGGCGATGACCTTGGGGAGGTCCTTGGCGATGCGCTTTCTCATCTTCTCTTCGCGCAGTAGCTTGCCTGGGTCGCGTCTCTCGCCTTTCTGTCCGCGCATCATTAGTCTGGAAGAATCCTGGGCTGAAGCGGCAAGCTCGTCTCTTTCTTGAATGAGGGACTTGTGCTTGTCAACGAGAGCCAGAGTAGGAGCTCGTTGCTCTTTGAGGACCTCGAGCCGAACGATTTCGCGTTCGTGAGCCTCAAGAAGAGCATCGCTGTAGACATCGGAGAAGGCTGGCGTGAACTCgagcatctcctcctcagaaaGATACAGGGTGTCCCAAAGTTCCTGAAGCTTCAGACGAGCATCCTCGACAAAGATGTGAAGGTTTTGCCTCTTCAGCTCATTGAGGCGCGCAAGTTCCTCCTCGAACTCGTTAATCTGCCGGATTCCGCAGCCGcggttgctgttgaggaACGCCTTACGGTccgcctcatcaacctcgagcCTCTCCCAAAGACCCTCAACAGTATCTTTGAGGTCTCTAAGACGTCTTTCGCggttctccttctctttcaaAAGCTTGTCCCTCTTGGCCTTCAGACGAGCAAGATCCTCCTGGTGAAGACCAAGCTGCTCGGGGGCATCGCGATAATACTTCACTATCGCATTATCTGTTTGCGCTTGGGGGGTTCCCAGTTCAGCCCAGAGCTGGATGATATTCTCACCCAAGCCCTTGACAGTTTCCACGCGGTGCATGTACTCCTCATACACACGAGTAAACTCAGCATCCAACTTGTCCACATACTTGGGTGACAAGTCAAACGTTGGAGGAATTAATTGATCTGGCGCGGTGGGCGGCAGCTCAATCTTGACAAATGATGGTTCAAGATGTGACGAGTAAGACTCGAGCGCTTGAACAAGTGCTGTCACATCATTAGCTGCAGTCACACACGTGGCATGGTGTTGTGAGGCACTTACTCTTGACCTGCTCGAATCGCTCTCTATGCAGCCGACTGACTTGATTTTGCTTCTTTTCGAGAACTTTGAGACACCTTGTGAGTGGATAAGTGATTTTcatgtcctcgtcctcataGCGGCGCGATGTGCTGTCGTCTAGGGAAGCCTCCATTTGCCGAATGGTGGTCATCATTTTTTGCGCTTGCTCAATCATCCCCTTCTTTTCAGATGTGACAAGTCGCACTTGATTGTTGAGTGCCTCGGAAAGCGCAGAGAAGAGCTGATGTGATTTGGTCAGTGAACATCTGCGATCGGGCCGCAATTGAATGCGCATACCTCTGCCTCTCGCGACTCGCGCTCATGGCTGGAGACTCCAATCTCGTCAAACAGGCCATGCAGCTGGCCAATTATTGTATTGACCTGCTGGGCCAGATAGCTGGTGTCCATcgtgggggggaggtgaggttgtcGTCAGGATGCGCAGTGGGTTGTAGATCGGATGCCTGATGAAGCGACTCCAGTGGAGATGATTGCTAGGGGCAGTCGGTAATGCTGCTGTGTTGTGGTAACGAGTGTACAGATGATGTCGGTCGTGGCGGGGTGTGCCATCCAGCGCAATG of Podospora pseudopauciseta strain CBS 411.78 chromosome 7 map unlocalized CBS411.78m_7, whole genome shotgun sequence contains these proteins:
- the ASE1 gene encoding Microtubule bundling protein (EggNog:ENOG503NWI1; COG:D; COG:Z; BUSCO:EOG092628LW), with product MDTSYLAQQVNTIIGQLHGLFDEIGVSSHERESREAELFSALSEALNNQVRLVTSEKKGMIEQAQKMMTTIRQMEASLDDSTSRRYEDEDMKITYPLTRCLKVLEKKQNQVSRLHRERFEQVKTLVQALESYSSHLEPSFVKIELPPTAPDQLIPPTFDLSPKYVDKLDAEFTRVYEEYMHRVETVKGLGENIIQLWAELGTPQAQTDNAIVKYYRDAPEQLGLHQEDLARLKAKRDKLLKEKENRERRLRDLKDTVEGLWERLEVDEADRKAFLNSNRGCGIRQINEFEEELARLNELKRQNLHIFVEDARLKLQELWDTLYLSEEEMLEFTPAFSDVYSDALLEAHEREIVRLEVLKEQRAPTLALVDKHKSLIQERDELAASAQDSSRLMMRGQKGERRDPGKLLREEKMRKRIAKDLPKVIAELRKGLEKWEDDYGRPFLVHGERYLDVIELEDPPKPTPGPRSKTPANASAAPTAVTPGTSRSNSTLSRAKSVGSLNKPNPQRNGNKTPTTASTTTTTTKPTLARAATVTANTVISKGSPIRGSTVSHPRPPLSNLRNGNNSPERPRASDSVSSATGSLRLVMRAPPPKMRDLMPAPELKMEAPTTMPSFRSSMKLGSSVSIVRQVQPEDVYDERDRYSSQNSSDSRPSSREYTTTSRQTNHTDDSSRPPTREYNPPSRQNSTREREYDSSSSSTRQSYEPPSRSPLQYSQSAAAQQRQVSDTSTIVSGVSGSENWETYDDTSEPEVDVSEAYYAKVRAAQQAVGFGTIRGVQKLRSGGGIPPPSSQQRAGNVVVDEDGNRILSGGSEWTDEDAF